Genomic segment of Coffea arabica cultivar ET-39 chromosome 1e, Coffea Arabica ET-39 HiFi, whole genome shotgun sequence:
aatgtggaggactatagattagattatgtaaaatataatttgacaaatttacccttcaaaaatgatcacgtgccttgcacgtgatggattccggccaaaaaatgatcggaaacctagttagggactaaatttgaccgatgtaaatatgtaagggacataaaattacacttttaaaagtgagggacgaaaaaagtcattttacaaaatgtgagagacgttttggacgattttccctagATAAAAAGCACACCTGATTGCAGTGACTGACCCAGACATACTCTAAAAATGTGTGAGCATATTATAGCATCCACCCTTTTGTGCTTTTTCATAAATATTCAATTAGTCCCTCTATGATTTTACATCTATTTACATAATCCCTTTGTAGTTGTATAAGTGGATAGACCTTCATTCTATTTAGTATTTAAATGAGGATAATACTGCCATTTCAATTAACAACATCACTAAGATCTTTTGcgtcaaattttcattttataaaaaatgacaAAGTGGTTAATTTGTAGATATTTTGAAACTTAAAGGACTTATATGATAACATAAGAGACATGGGggataaaaataatttatacttTAAAATAGTGGTAGTTAAATAGTCAAGGAAACAATCCAAATATGTGGAGCTATAGcgttttattttttgggtaaatTACTTTTTATCCCTCCATGCTTTGATGTTTTACCACATAATCACTTATGGTTAAAAAACTTATCTATAACCCCCTTGTGGTCTAGATTAATGTGTTGCTATTAGTTTTGCCATTAAAACTAATggtcaataaaaaaaaagttaaagtcaaactaataaattgacaaattcaTTATTTCACtacttttttctcatttttcttttttttttctctctttttttttggggaataGAATCTTTGAAAACCTATATTTTTGCCCACAAAATATCAATTTTCTTCAAATACGAAAGAGACGGaagggaaataaaaataaataaataagaaacaaaaaagatggaaggaaaatataaaacaaacaaataagaaaaaaaataccaaattttttttgactacaaatatcattataggtttttaaaccaaattcttaatggtattttctagttcttatttatctatttttttcatttcaattctttGAACCAAATACGGACGATGACATTTTAATCCAAATATAAGGGGTTTACATATAGGTTTAAAACTATAGAGATATATGTGATAAAGCACCAAACTAAGGGGATAAAAAGGAATTCACCCTTATTTTTTTCATTCGGACAAAAAACTCCACTGACCACTGTATCATGAAATTTTATACTTTAGtcattcaaattttttcttaattccAAAATGGTACTAAACTCACAAAATCAGTATACTAGTGGCTATTCTGTGTAATTTGCTGTTAATCCTAATAGAATTAGCAGCACTATTTCTAGTCTTGTTATGTGAATTTTAAGTACATAAAGTTATCAGTAAAATGAACTTCTCACAATATTGAGCAATTTTCACTTGAAAGCTCCAATTATAAATTACAAAATTCCTATTTATTTACAAACTTTACCAGAAGGCTTTTTTGTTGTCATTTTGgttttttggggtcaaaattcaGGTGACCCGCTTAAGCTGTGGTGGACTTGTCCTTGCTATTCGCATAAACCATACAATTAGTGATGCAATTGGCTTGGTCCAGTTTCTGAATGCTGTAAGCCAAATATCCAAAGATCCATCGTCAGCACCTTCTCCATTACCTGTGTGGCAAAGATGGCTCTTAAGTGCAAGAAATCCACCATATGTCACGTGTGCATAATGAGTTCGAGGTGGAGAAAAACAGTAATAGCTGCACTGAGCCTACAACATTGGACTCCCCTCTCAACCTTGTACGCAAAAGCTTCTTTTTTGGAGCACAAGAGACAAAAGCGATCAAGAAATATCTTCCACCAAACATTCCTTATGCGTCAAAATTTGATTTGGTAACTGCATTTGTATGGAGATCAAGAACAATAGCCTTACAATTGGATCCTGAAGAAATCGTTACTCTTACCTATGCAGTCAATGTTCGTGGTAAAAATAAACCAAAGTTGCCTAGTGGTTATTATGGCAATGGATTCGTCTCTCCTGCTGCAGTCTCAAAGGTCAACCAATTGTGCAACAATTCATTTGTCTATGCATTAGAGCTAGTGAAGAAAGCAAAACATCAAGTTACTGAGGGCTTCATCAAATCGGCCATTGACTATAGTGTTTTGCATGGAAAACCAGGGTATTCTACGTTGTTGAAGGATTGGATTGTTTCGGATGCATCAAGAGCTGGAATTGACAAGGTAGATTTTGGCTGGGGAAAGCCAATTTATGGTGGAACCATGGATGGAGGGCCAACTTTTAATATGACAGTTTATTTGCAATTTCGAAATAACCAAGGGGATGATGGTTTGGTGGTGCCAGTGTGCTTGCCTGTTGCAGCCATGGAGAATTTTCAGAAGGAGATGGAGAAAATGATCAAGGGGCCAATGGACGAGTGCAACAAATTTTGGCATCCTAGGATTATATCTATGCTTtaaagcaatgataaaatcATCATGTGGGGACTTTTTGGAAATTATATGTCTACTTGgcttttcttgaaaattttgacttttattttcttatattaagcttctattattttctttttctttttggttttcgTTAGCGACAATAAAATTCTTATAATAaagtgaaacaaaatttactgATACCACGGGTAGGTGAAGAATTACTATCAATCCTTTTAAATATAACCAAAAATTCATTGAGACCAACTTGTGTACACCAAAGTGGAATATTCCTTGCCACGCTCAAGAATATTACGAGTACATATAAAGATATTTTATGACTAATTTCTATTACAACTTTGACTATCAAAATTTAACAAGCCTAGTTGGATGtcatatatacaaaatttgatattcaaattcaaattcaaatgatATGGTATTTATCCAATCCTATTTGTATATACATTAACActgtaggaaaaattaatctttATAGTTTACCTTTAATAACTTCAATAAATATAAGATTTTCCTTCCACAAATATGTAGCGTATTTACATGCACAACTATAGTCTTTTATTTGTTAGCCTAAGGACATGCCTAtaatattcattttcttttatttgttttcatcacaattttcttcaaaattgagAACTTTAGCTAcaaaatttgttttcattaCAACTTTAGGATCTTCAGTGCATTCCCCAACTTTAGGACCTACAATTCTTTCTAGACAAATTCAAGCTAACTGACGGgcattttacatacgtgcaagctgtagac
This window contains:
- the LOC113737233 gene encoding benzyl alcohol O-benzoyltransferase-like, which codes for MAMQFLVRHKEAELIVPAKPTPQEIRPLSDIDDQKGHRFHLNVIMFYSYNQCMGEKNPVGLIEGPSNKILVNCTAEGVVFREAIAEVRLDQLRDFMQPPFRYSKEFLVDASGSTEILESPLMLIQVTRLSCGGLVLAIRINHTISDAIGLVQFLNAVEKNSNSCTEPTTLDSPLNLVRKSFFFGAQETKAIKKYLPPNIPYASKFDLVTAFVWRSRTIALQLDPEEIVTLTYAVNVRGKNKPKLPSGYYGNGFVSPAAVSKVNQLCNNSFVYALELVKKAKHQVTEGFIKSAIDYSVLHGKPGYSTLLKDWIVSDASRAGIDKVDFGWGKPIYGGTMDGGPTFNMTVYLQFRNNQGDDGLVVPVCLPVAAMENFQKEMEKMIKGPMDECNKFWHPRIISML